The following are encoded in a window of Pirellulaceae bacterium genomic DNA:
- a CDS encoding deoxyribonuclease IV encodes MMPILGCHMSIAGGFHQAVKRAAEAGCDCVQVFTIAPRIWPKTTTKAIDASDAQTFRESLKTERIQAPLIHGSYLINLASPDQTLWLKSVTALATELLRAEALSIPYVVFHPGAFTTSNEQAGLEQITRGLDAVHAQVGQIKACCLLETTAGQGSNLGFRFEQLAQILDTVDAPERLGVCVDTCHIFAAGYPLIEREDYLKTMQDLDSVIGIDQVRAFHLNDSQQPLGSRKDRHEQIGKGCLGLEPFRHLLNDERFRGVPMYLETPKGEQADKSLDELNLATLRGLVAG; translated from the coding sequence ATGATGCCGATACTCGGATGCCATATGTCGATTGCGGGGGGATTTCATCAAGCCGTCAAGCGAGCTGCCGAAGCGGGCTGTGATTGTGTGCAAGTGTTTACGATTGCACCGCGTATTTGGCCCAAAACGACCACCAAAGCGATCGATGCAAGCGATGCTCAAACCTTCCGAGAATCTCTCAAAACGGAACGGATTCAGGCACCGTTAATCCACGGCTCCTACTTGATCAACTTGGCATCCCCCGATCAAACATTGTGGTTGAAATCGGTTACCGCATTGGCAACCGAATTATTACGGGCGGAAGCACTATCAATCCCCTACGTCGTTTTTCACCCAGGGGCTTTCACGACCAGTAATGAACAAGCTGGATTGGAGCAAATCACGCGAGGATTGGATGCCGTACATGCCCAGGTTGGGCAGATCAAGGCATGTTGCTTACTCGAAACGACGGCCGGGCAGGGTAGCAACTTGGGATTTCGTTTCGAACAACTGGCTCAAATCTTGGATACTGTCGATGCGCCAGAGCGATTGGGAGTCTGCGTCGACACTTGCCATATTTTTGCAGCAGGCTATCCGCTGATCGAAAGAGAAGATTACTTGAAAACGATGCAAGATTTAGATTCCGTGATCGGAATCGATCAAGTTCGTGCGTTTCACCTGAATGATAGTCAACAACCTTTGGGGTCACGAAAAGATCGACACGAACAGATTGGGAAAGGCTGTTTAGGACTAGAACCGTTTCGCCATCTCTTGAATGATGAACGTTTTCGCGGAGTACCGATGTACTTGGAAACGCCCAAAGGTGAACAGGCAGATAAGAGTTTGGATGAGCTCAATTTG